From Shewanella yunxiaonensis, the proteins below share one genomic window:
- the lysS gene encoding lysine--tRNA ligase, with product MTEQLDENKLIAERRAKLEHYRETGPANGHPNTFRRSHKAGELEQQFGDKSKEELEALGFHTAIAGRVMAKRGPFMVLQDVSGRIQVYAEKAVQADLKEKYQGLDIGDIIGVKGELHRSNKGDLFVNMEEYQLLTKALRPLPEKFHGLTDQETRYRQRYVDLIVNEESRNTFKMRSKVVGAIRSFMESKQFMEVETPMMHVIPGGASARPFITHHNALDIDMYLRIAPELYLKRLVVGGFERVFEINRNFRNEGLSPRHNPEFTMMEFYMAYADYRDLMDFTEEMLSSIASKLLGDTKVAYGEHTIDFGGPYARMSMLEAIQHYNPDNATIQAMTYENVKDLAFMRQLAKDVGVELESFWTCGQLLEEIFGETAEPKLMQPTFITGYPADISPLARRSDDNDFITDRFEFFIGGREVANGFSELNDAEDQDRRFKAQVEAKDAGDDEAMFYDGDYIRALEHGLPPTAGQGIGIDRLVMLFTNSHTIRDVILFPAMRPEV from the coding sequence ATGACTGAACAACTGGATGAAAACAAGCTGATTGCAGAGCGCCGTGCGAAACTGGAACACTATCGCGAAACCGGCCCGGCCAATGGTCACCCTAATACTTTCCGTCGCAGCCACAAGGCGGGTGAACTGGAACAGCAGTTTGGTGATAAGAGCAAGGAAGAGCTGGAAGCCCTCGGTTTTCACACTGCCATTGCCGGTCGTGTTATGGCTAAGCGTGGCCCATTTATGGTGTTGCAGGACGTTTCCGGTCGCATCCAGGTTTACGCTGAAAAAGCAGTTCAGGCTGATCTGAAAGAGAAATATCAGGGGCTGGACATCGGTGACATCATCGGTGTGAAAGGGGAACTGCATCGCTCGAACAAAGGCGATCTGTTCGTCAATATGGAAGAGTATCAGTTGCTGACCAAGGCGCTGCGCCCATTACCGGAGAAATTCCATGGTCTGACCGATCAGGAAACCCGTTATCGCCAGCGTTATGTTGATCTTATCGTTAACGAAGAGTCCCGTAACACTTTCAAAATGCGCTCTAAAGTAGTCGGTGCAATCCGCAGCTTTATGGAAAGCAAGCAGTTTATGGAAGTGGAAACTCCGATGATGCATGTGATCCCAGGTGGTGCTTCTGCGCGCCCATTCATCACCCATCACAATGCGCTGGATATCGATATGTATCTGCGTATCGCACCGGAATTATACCTGAAGCGTCTGGTGGTCGGTGGTTTTGAGCGAGTGTTCGAAATCAACCGTAACTTCCGTAACGAAGGTTTGTCACCACGTCATAATCCAGAATTCACCATGATGGAATTCTATATGGCGTACGCTGATTACCGTGATCTGATGGATTTCACCGAAGAGATGCTGTCATCCATTGCCAGCAAACTGCTGGGTGATACCAAAGTGGCTTACGGTGAACACACCATCGATTTCGGTGGCCCCTACGCACGCATGAGCATGCTTGAAGCCATTCAGCACTATAACCCAGATAACGCTACCATTCAGGCAATGACTTATGAAAACGTCAAAGACCTGGCCTTTATGCGACAGCTGGCGAAAGATGTAGGCGTGGAACTGGAATCTTTCTGGACCTGTGGTCAATTGCTGGAAGAGATCTTTGGTGAAACGGCCGAACCTAAGCTGATGCAACCAACCTTCATCACTGGTTACCCAGCAGATATTTCACCGCTGGCGCGCCGCAGCGATGACAACGATTTCATCACTGACCGTTTTGAATTTTTCATCGGTGGTCGCGAAGTGGCTAACGGCTTTAGCGAGCTGAACGATGCAGAAGATCAGGACAGACGTTTTAAAGCGCAGGTAGAAGCCAAAGATGCCGGTGACGATGAAGCGATGTTCTATGACGGTGATTATATCCGCGCACTGGAACACGGTTTGCCACCAACAGCAGGTCAGGGCATTGGTATTGACCGTCTGGTGATGTTGTTCACCAACAGCCACACCATTCGCGATGTGATCCTGTTCCCGGCAATGCGCCCTGAAGTGTAA
- a CDS encoding LrgB family protein translates to MSQSTLLALLSLAVTVASYYAAKALYRRHKTWWLLPSIMAPVVVIVMVILLSIPLPTYFEYTHWLVTLLAPATVAFALPIYRERHLIRKYPITISFGVLAGVIFGLTSTWLLVQVVPLPAELSHSVLVRSVSTPFAMQATTSFGGVPELTAMLVMLTGIIGMVIGEPLFRLAHIHTSLGKGVALGASAHGSGTAKATEMGQQEGVVASLTMIFAGITMVIGAPLFAMIFS, encoded by the coding sequence ATGAGCCAGTCGACATTGTTGGCACTGTTAAGTCTGGCTGTGACAGTCGCCAGTTATTATGCAGCCAAGGCTCTGTATCGTCGTCATAAAACCTGGTGGTTGTTGCCGAGTATTATGGCGCCGGTGGTGGTGATCGTGATGGTGATATTGTTATCCATCCCATTGCCAACCTATTTTGAATATACCCACTGGTTGGTGACCTTGTTGGCACCCGCGACTGTGGCGTTTGCATTGCCTATCTATCGTGAGCGGCACTTGATCCGTAAGTACCCCATCACGATCAGTTTTGGGGTGCTGGCGGGCGTGATTTTTGGTCTGACATCAACTTGGTTATTAGTACAGGTGGTGCCATTACCAGCAGAGCTGAGTCACAGCGTGTTGGTACGTTCTGTGTCTACACCATTTGCAATGCAGGCCACCACATCTTTCGGTGGTGTGCCAGAATTAACAGCAATGTTGGTGATGCTGACCGGGATTATCGGCATGGTGATTGGTGAACCTTTGTTCCGTTTGGCCCATATCCATACATCTTTGGGTAAAGGGGTGGCATTAGGCGCATCCGCTCACGGCTCTGGTACTGCTAAGGCCACAGAAATGGGCCAGCAGGAAGGTGTGGTTGCCAGTCTGACCATGATATTTGCCGGGATCACTATGGTGATTGGTGCACCGTTGTTTGCAATGATCTTTTCGTAA
- a CDS encoding DUF72 domain-containing protein, with amino-acid sequence MTAAMPLRLGMAMWSHPHWQSSVYGSSCPSPERLARYAQVFSSVEGNTSFYATPLKAVAAQWAAAVPESFRFTFKLPQLITHQRQLRDCRDEVTTFFDAMTPLMATTGMWQIQLPATFGPEALPQLQAFLPLLPRGLTLGVEVRHPAFFAKGDAERQLNRLLHQQQINRIIMDSRPVFAATADNEVIRDAQRKKPRVPVHAIATAAQPVIRFIGQLDLDTSEQMFTPWLAKLADWLNGGYQPYLFVHTPDNIAAPQLAARLWQRLSDYRQAQGATALTPFRLADSHKPQLNLFS; translated from the coding sequence ATGACAGCAGCAATGCCACTGCGCTTGGGGATGGCAATGTGGTCACATCCCCACTGGCAATCCTCGGTTTATGGTAGCAGTTGTCCTAGCCCCGAACGGCTGGCGCGTTATGCGCAAGTGTTCAGCAGTGTTGAAGGCAATACCAGTTTTTATGCCACACCGCTGAAAGCCGTGGCAGCACAATGGGCGGCAGCGGTCCCCGAATCCTTTCGTTTTACCTTTAAACTGCCGCAGTTGATCACCCATCAACGGCAGCTGCGCGATTGTCGCGATGAGGTAACCACCTTTTTTGATGCGATGACTCCGCTGATGGCAACCACCGGCATGTGGCAAATACAGTTACCTGCGACCTTCGGACCGGAAGCATTGCCACAACTGCAAGCATTTTTGCCCTTATTACCCCGCGGACTGACCTTGGGGGTTGAAGTACGTCATCCGGCATTTTTCGCCAAGGGAGATGCAGAGCGTCAACTTAATCGTCTGTTGCATCAACAGCAGATTAACCGGATTATCATGGACAGCCGCCCGGTATTTGCTGCCACAGCAGATAATGAAGTCATTCGCGATGCACAACGTAAAAAGCCCAGAGTGCCGGTACACGCCATTGCTACAGCAGCCCAACCAGTCATTCGTTTTATCGGTCAGTTAGATCTGGATACCAGTGAACAGATGTTTACCCCCTGGTTAGCCAAACTTGCTGACTGGCTAAATGGCGGTTATCAGCCGTATCTGTTCGTGCATACCCCGGATAACATTGCGGCGCCACAACTTGCGGCCAGATTGTGGCAACGTTTATCCGATTATCGTCAGGCGCAAGGGGCAACGGCACTCACGCCATTCCGCTTGGCTGACAGCCACAAACCACAGCTCAATCTGTTCAGCTAA
- a CDS encoding sensor domain-containing diguanylate cyclase, translated as MFSLEQTQAILAALPDPAFILTRSGKYAHIFGGTDNRYYHDGSSLVGSFIAEVLIPEKANWFMQQIATVLTSGNMLIVEYPLAGADVLGLEEGPKDPIWFEGRIHPLNFQFEGEDAVLWVASNITARHQLQQRLKYLSETDELSHLYNRRKLRSHLQRQFSLFHRHHTPCSLLVFDLDFFKQLNDACGHPIGDAVIEIVGRVCIQTIREDDLAARYGGDEFAVLMPQTTLHQAWCLADRLRRKIQHALLEMDLPQICTSISGGISEFLPMDDRADIIIQRADKGLYMAKNLGRNRICNEHEE; from the coding sequence ATGTTTTCGTTGGAGCAAACACAAGCGATTCTGGCGGCCTTACCTGATCCGGCTTTTATTCTCACCCGTAGCGGTAAATACGCGCATATCTTCGGCGGCACCGATAATCGTTACTACCATGACGGTAGCAGTTTGGTCGGTAGCTTTATTGCGGAGGTGCTGATCCCTGAGAAAGCCAATTGGTTTATGCAGCAGATAGCGACGGTGCTAACGTCAGGTAACATGCTGATTGTGGAGTATCCGCTGGCAGGCGCTGATGTGTTAGGTCTGGAAGAAGGCCCGAAAGACCCGATCTGGTTCGAAGGTCGAATCCACCCCTTAAATTTTCAGTTTGAAGGTGAAGATGCCGTATTGTGGGTAGCCAGTAACATTACTGCCCGACACCAGTTGCAACAGCGACTGAAATATCTCAGTGAAACAGATGAACTGTCTCACCTATACAATCGCCGTAAACTGCGCAGTCATCTGCAACGCCAATTTAGTCTGTTTCACCGTCACCATACACCTTGCAGTCTGTTAGTCTTCGACCTGGATTTTTTTAAGCAGCTTAATGATGCCTGTGGTCATCCTATCGGAGATGCAGTGATAGAAATAGTTGGCCGGGTTTGTATACAGACGATACGCGAAGACGATTTAGCCGCGCGTTATGGCGGTGATGAATTTGCCGTATTAATGCCGCAAACCACCTTACACCAAGCCTGGTGTTTAGCTGATCGTCTACGCCGGAAAATTCAACATGCCCTGCTGGAAATGGACTTACCGCAAATATGTACCAGCATCAGTGGCGGGATCAGTGAATTTCTGCCGATGGATGACAGAGCTGACATCATTATTCAGCGCGCGGATAAAGGCTTATATATGGCCAAGAATTTAGGCCGCAATCGGATTTGTAATGAACATGAAGAATAG
- the prfB gene encoding peptide chain release factor 2 (programmed frameshift), which yields MFEVNPVKNKIKELAERTDLLRGYLDYDAKKERLEEVVRELESSDVWNDPERAQALGKERVSLEKVVETIDDMDQGLEDVEELLALAVEEDDEDTFNETGHELGKLEKELEELEFRRMFSGDSDASDCYLDIQSGSGGTEAQDWANMVLRMYLRWGEEHQFNPELIEVSDGEVAGIKSATIKFSGEYAYGWLRTETGVHRLVRKSPFDSGGRRHTSFCSVFVYPEIDDSIDIEINPADLRIDVYRASGAGGQHVNRTESAVRITHVPTNTVTQCQNDRSQHKNKETAMKQLKAKLYELELKKQNAEKQAAEELKSDIGWGSQIRSYVLDDSRIKDLRTGVETRNTQAVLDGDLDRFIEASLKSGL from the exons ATGTTTGAAGTAAATCCGGTAAAAAATAAAATCAAGGAGCTGGCGGAACGTACCGATCTCCTTAGGGGGTATCTT GACTATGACGCCAAGAAAGAGCGTCTAGAAGAAGTCGTCCGCGAGCTGGAAAGCTCCGATGTCTGGAATGACCCTGAACGGGCACAGGCATTAGGTAAAGAGCGCGTGTCTTTGGAAAAGGTGGTTGAAACCATCGATGACATGGACCAAGGGCTCGAAGATGTCGAAGAGCTGTTGGCGCTGGCTGTTGAAGAGGATGATGAAGACACCTTCAACGAGACTGGTCACGAGCTGGGAAAACTGGAAAAGGAACTGGAAGAATTGGAGTTCCGCCGTATGTTTTCTGGCGACAGCGATGCTTCCGATTGTTACCTAGATATTCAGTCCGGCTCCGGTGGTACCGAAGCTCAGGATTGGGCCAACATGGTATTGCGTATGTACCTGCGTTGGGGTGAAGAACATCAATTTAACCCTGAGTTGATTGAAGTCTCTGATGGTGAAGTCGCGGGTATCAAGAGCGCCACCATCAAGTTCAGTGGTGAATATGCCTATGGTTGGCTGCGCACTGAAACCGGGGTGCATCGTCTGGTACGTAAGTCACCGTTCGACTCCGGTGGCCGCCGTCATACCTCCTTCTGTTCGGTGTTTGTCTATCCGGAAATCGACGACTCGATTGATATTGAGATTAATCCGGCAGACCTGCGTATCGACGTGTATCGCGCCTCTGGTGCTGGTGGTCAGCACGTAAACCGGACTGAATCCGCCGTGCGTATTACTCACGTGCCAACCAACACAGTAACTCAGTGTCAGAATGACCGTTCCCAGCATAAGAACAAGGAAACGGCCATGAAACAGCTGAAAGCGAAATTGTATGAACTTGAGCTGAAAAAGCAGAATGCTGAAAAGCAGGCTGCCGAAGAGCTGAAGTCAGATATCGGCTGGGGCAGTCAGATCCGTTCCTATGTGCTGGATGATTCCCGCATCAAGGATCTGCGTACCGGCGTGGAAACCCGTAACACCCAAGCGGTGCTGGACGGTGATTTAGATAGATTTATTGAAGCCAGCCTTAAATCCGGGCTGTAA
- a CDS encoding LysR substrate-binding domain-containing protein → MDLKVIRYFIEIIDHCGFAKAAEAIHITQPALSKAINQLEEELDLVLLERGKRGSQLKPTASGETVYRYGMELLKVRQEMHRELEAQRSLSAGELHLGLAPLGSAEIFSPVIARYRSLYPKIGMQLFVRGGIEQTIALKKREVELATGIIPVGEEFEGFCIRRNPMVVVVPKQHSLANLSKLTLKQLNDTPQILFDEEYALHDLVYSGCIKAGFIPKIATKVSHPDFGITLVAAGTGVMIMPQFIAERHAVAGVTRVPLSTDDLIWELSLFWRKGHPLSFAAQAMVELIHEQLATDPL, encoded by the coding sequence ATGGATCTCAAAGTTATTCGTTATTTCATTGAAATCATCGATCACTGCGGCTTTGCCAAAGCGGCGGAGGCTATTCATATCACGCAGCCCGCCCTTTCCAAGGCGATTAACCAGCTGGAAGAAGAGCTGGATTTAGTGCTGCTGGAACGCGGCAAGCGGGGGAGCCAGTTGAAACCCACCGCGTCTGGCGAAACGGTCTATCGTTATGGCATGGAGCTGTTGAAAGTGAGGCAGGAGATGCACCGCGAGCTGGAAGCCCAACGTAGTCTCTCTGCCGGAGAACTGCATCTGGGACTGGCGCCATTGGGCAGTGCCGAAATTTTTTCGCCAGTAATCGCCCGCTACCGCAGCCTGTACCCGAAAATTGGGATGCAGCTATTTGTACGCGGTGGTATTGAACAGACGATTGCCCTGAAAAAACGCGAAGTAGAGCTGGCGACCGGGATTATCCCTGTTGGCGAGGAGTTTGAAGGCTTCTGTATTCGTCGAAATCCGATGGTAGTGGTGGTTCCCAAACAGCATTCTCTGGCCAACCTATCCAAGTTAACCTTGAAGCAACTGAATGATACGCCGCAGATCCTGTTTGATGAGGAATATGCGTTACATGATTTAGTGTATAGCGGCTGTATCAAAGCCGGCTTCATTCCCAAAATAGCCACTAAGGTCAGCCATCCAGATTTTGGCATCACGCTAGTTGCCGCCGGTACCGGGGTGATGATTATGCCGCAGTTTATTGCCGAACGGCATGCGGTTGCGGGGGTGACGCGAGTACCATTATCTACGGACGATCTGATCTGGGAGTTGTCGTTATTCTGGCGTAAAGGGCATCCACTGTCCTTTGCCGCACAAGCGATGGTTGAGCTGATCCATGAACAATTAGCTACTGATCCGCTATGA
- a CDS encoding methyl-accepting chemotaxis protein, whose product MMNLGVRNKVLLLALLPMLIGGTAVAIFSYIMESASLDENVQEFRGKLINERRQELIHVTEVAKEIVAYQREHNGDVNAALRNVRFGSAGYFYIYDGQGKNLFHALLPKLEGTEQINMTDPKGIKIVQGLLKSARSGDGFLTFYYQKPGTTGLVDKIGYAATVPGTDWIIGTGAYIDDIDATVASYHDDAQAMILNKIWVIISAIVLIVVVSAFLIFWMSGKMVDPILNMLRNLDDIAKGEGDLTKRLNVTGNDEIAQLGKAFNQFIGKLQGIMQDVASTTRELNDAAHHIHEQSKSIASQLFNHNQETDQVVTAITEMSSTAQEVAGNTNQVAEATHDATEEVAKAQQCVDTSLTEVSSLMHEINNAAAHIKSLNDQSQKINSVLSVIGGIAEQTNLLALNAAIEAARAGEQGRGFAVVADEVRNLASRTQASTLEINEMLSELHTLVGQAVAAMEQSQQNCKRSVESSRFISESLGAVTSSVTAINDMSTQIATAATEQSSVTEEINHNIYKIQEIVSELMQSSEEAAQMSEKVSGSGERLDKLVGQFRV is encoded by the coding sequence ATAATGGAATCTGCCTCATTGGACGAAAATGTGCAGGAATTCCGCGGCAAGCTTATCAATGAGCGACGCCAAGAATTGATACATGTAACGGAAGTTGCAAAGGAGATCGTGGCCTACCAGCGTGAACATAATGGCGATGTGAATGCTGCCCTACGTAACGTGCGTTTTGGCAGTGCCGGTTATTTCTATATCTACGATGGTCAAGGGAAAAACCTGTTCCACGCACTGTTGCCGAAACTGGAAGGCACTGAGCAGATCAATATGACCGATCCCAAAGGGATCAAAATCGTACAGGGTTTGCTTAAATCTGCGCGCAGCGGTGATGGCTTTTTAACCTTTTATTACCAGAAACCGGGAACGACCGGTTTAGTCGATAAGATAGGTTATGCGGCTACGGTTCCGGGAACTGACTGGATAATTGGTACTGGGGCTTACATCGACGATATTGATGCCACAGTGGCGAGTTATCACGACGATGCTCAGGCGATGATCCTCAACAAAATCTGGGTGATCATCTCAGCAATTGTGCTGATTGTCGTTGTCAGTGCTTTTCTCATCTTCTGGATGTCCGGCAAGATGGTCGATCCGATTCTCAACATGCTGCGCAATCTCGATGATATTGCTAAAGGCGAAGGGGATCTCACCAAACGTCTGAACGTTACCGGTAACGATGAAATTGCTCAACTGGGTAAGGCCTTTAACCAATTCATTGGTAAGCTGCAAGGCATTATGCAAGATGTGGCCAGTACCACGCGCGAATTGAATGATGCCGCGCATCATATTCACGAGCAAAGCAAGTCCATCGCCTCACAGCTGTTTAACCACAATCAGGAAACCGATCAGGTCGTGACTGCTATCACTGAGATGTCTTCCACTGCGCAGGAAGTCGCCGGCAATACTAATCAGGTAGCAGAGGCAACGCATGATGCTACTGAGGAAGTTGCCAAGGCACAGCAGTGCGTCGATACCTCGCTGACCGAAGTGTCATCGCTGATGCACGAAATCAACAATGCGGCGGCCCACATTAAGTCGCTCAATGATCAGTCGCAAAAGATCAACAGTGTGTTATCGGTGATAGGCGGTATCGCGGAACAGACTAACCTGCTGGCATTGAATGCGGCAATTGAAGCGGCTCGCGCTGGTGAACAGGGTCGAGGCTTTGCGGTCGTCGCGGATGAAGTACGTAACCTTGCCAGCCGCACTCAGGCGAGCACGCTGGAAATCAATGAAATGCTGAGCGAACTGCATACATTGGTCGGACAGGCGGTTGCTGCCATGGAACAAAGTCAGCAGAACTGTAAGCGCAGTGTGGAATCCTCGCGGTTTATCTCTGAAAGTCTGGGGGCGGTGACCTCCTCGGTTACTGCCATTAATGACATGAGTACCCAGATTGCTACTGCGGCGACTGAGCAGAGTTCTGTCACCGAAGAGATCAACCACAATATCTATAAGATCCAAGAGATTGTGTCTGAGTTGATGCAGTCGAGTGAAGAGGCGGCACAGATGAGTGAGAAAGTGTCTGGTAGCGGCGAGCGCTTAGACAAACTGGTTGGTCAATTCCGCGTGTGA
- a CDS encoding CidA/LrgA family protein, with product MQTFTRPSHSHRSRLMLAQSKHYSAALLQIGFICLLAWGAHAVAAAIHSPIPGSVIGLFVVLLALALKIIPEKALQLGAAWFIGDLLLFFIPPMISVLKYENLVEHYGLNILFTLVVGTASVLLSTGFVVDRVFRFERKLNLKRQMAHQKARGHISL from the coding sequence ATGCAAACTTTTACTCGCCCGTCTCATAGTCACCGCAGTCGTCTAATGCTAGCCCAAAGCAAGCATTATAGCGCGGCGCTATTGCAGATAGGGTTTATCTGCTTGTTGGCTTGGGGGGCGCATGCCGTAGCCGCGGCAATTCACTCGCCTATTCCAGGCAGTGTGATTGGGTTGTTTGTGGTATTGCTGGCCCTAGCATTAAAAATTATTCCGGAAAAAGCGCTGCAACTTGGCGCTGCCTGGTTCATCGGTGATCTGTTGTTGTTTTTTATTCCACCAATGATCTCAGTACTGAAATATGAAAATCTGGTAGAGCACTACGGCTTGAACATTCTGTTCACGCTGGTGGTTGGCACCGCTAGTGTCTTGCTAAGTACCGGTTTTGTTGTAGACAGAGTATTTCGTTTTGAGCGCAAATTAAACCTTAAACGGCAAATGGCGCATCAAAAAGCGCGAGGACATATCAGTTTATGA